Below is a genomic region from Timaviella obliquedivisa GSE-PSE-MK23-08B.
GGCAAACCCTAGACCTATCGATTCAGCCAGGAATCCTTCCGGCTCAATAGGGAGTAAGGATAGGCTTAATAGGAAGGGGCATTTTAAGCATAAGGATTGACTCACTAATGCTCTAAAATGCCCTGCTTAAAGTAAAGGTCTATTTAGGAATGAGCAGTTTGAGCGATCGCCGTTTCTGGATACAGCGAACTCAAATCAGGTTCATGCCAAACTTTACCATCTAAAGCCATTTGCTCAATAAGGCTTGCCAACCGTAAAGCCTTGAGAGCCTGCTCACCCCCAACTGACGGTTGCTTGCCACCTCGGACGCAGCTGACAAAATGTTCTAGTTCGGCATGAAGCGGTTCAATATTGCTAGTGTAGACTTTCTCAATCAAACCATCCTGGCGATAGAGAACTTGCCCATGATCAGTGAGACAGTTGTAAGTTGTCTGGCGATGTATCAGAATCTCATTGTTGAGAAAATTTGCTTCTGTTAAAGAGTTTTTGCAGTGGGCTGAAATCCGGCGAATCTTGCGATGGGTGACCTTGCTGGCAGTCAGGGTTGCTACGATGCCATTGGCAAATCCTAGAATAGCGGTGACGTAATCTAGATATCCTGAATCTGAGGCACGGCTACCACTAGCAGTCAGTTTGATGACGGGCGAGCCTGCTAGCTCCATCATTAAATCGATGTCATGAATCATTAAGTCCAAAACGACAGAGACATCGTTTGCACGGTCAGAATAAGGACTCATGCGATGAGCCTCTAAAGCTAGTAGCTCCTCATTTCTGAGAACTTTGTGAAGCTCTTGGAAAGCTGGGTTAAAGCGTTCGATGTGACCGACTTGCAGGATACAGTGATACTCAGCAGCAGCATTGACTAAGGACTCAGCCTCAACAATGTTGGCAGCGATCGGCTTTTCAATAAGGACATGAACGCCTGCTTGCAAACAGGTCATACCCACAGGATGATGCAGACGAGTCGGAACAGCGATACAAACTGCTTCAACATGATTCAGCATGTCCCGATAATCTTCAAAAAAACGAACTCGGTACTTGCTGGCTGTATCTAGTCCTCGCTCCACATTAATATCAGATACGCCGACTAATTCTACATCTTTGAGCAAGCTTAGAATGCGAGTATGGTGCTGCCCCATGTTGCCTACGCCAATGACACCAATGCGGATAGGCTCCAAATGATAACGCTGTCCCTGAGCAGTTACCTGCCCCTCTGATAAATTCTCCACTCCTGATCTCCCCTACACCACACCTTCACAGTAAAGATAACTTGAATCTATATGAAGAATTCTAAAGTTACCTCCAAACCCATCCTATCAGGCGATCATATTTTCTGAGGTTAGCTATGTCGCCGTATGGAGCAGTGTGTCAGTTCTTATCCTGTCCATCGCTTTTCTCCTCATAGTCTCGATCGCAGCAGCTAGGAAGGGAGTGTGTTAGATTTACCCACGAAAAAACTCTTGTTACTGATACGCTAATAGCTAACTCTCAACGGTTCCTGAACTCCCTCGTGTCTATGCCTTTGACTATATTGATTGTCGATGATGACTTGGGGATACGGTTATCGGTTAGCGATTCCCTGGAAATGGCAGGCTATTCGGTAGTGATGTCCGAAAACGGTCAAAGTGCGCTGGAAATGGTGAGTCAGTATCAACCCCATTTGATTGTGACAGATGTCACGATGCCCCAAATGGATGGGTATGAATTAATTCGTCGGGTGCGTCGTCAGCCTGCCTTTCGATTATTGCCAGTCATTTTTTTAACGGCGCGAACGAATACCCAAGAACGGATTAAAGGCTATCAGTTGGGATGTGATGCTTACTTGCCAAAACCCTTTGAACTAAACGAATTAGTGGCGGTCGTGCGGAATTTATTAGAACGATCGCAAATGATGGAATCGGAGTGGCGACTGCGATTGCGATCGGTCGAGGCAGAAGAACAGCCGCTGTTCGATAAAAACAATGCGATGTTGGCGCTTGAACTTACTCAAAGAGAGCAAGAGGTTTTGGCAGAATTGGTTGAGGGCTTATCGAATGGACAAATTGGCGATCGCCTCCACCTTAGCCCCCGCACTATTGAGAAGCATGTTAGTAGCCTCTTGCGCAAAACCCAAACCAGTAACCGAGCAGAACTTGTTCGGTTTGCCATGGATCATGGCTTAGTCAATTAGGCACCAAATTTGGTGAATTTACTAGGCGACTCAAATCACTAGAACCGATCGTGTTCATCTGAGATGATATCATGCAACTCAGGCACCCGCAGCGTCCATAAGTAATAGCAGCAGCAGTCCGAGCGTTCATAGATTGATTACGATACACTGCATCGTAATTAATGGTGTAGCCGACATCATCTAAAATCGCAGCGTCCAGAATTGTGGGCAGTTGCCGTCCACCCGAACTGCTAGTTGGATCCATCAAAGTTTCGCCTGAACCCCCAAACTCGTAGCCGTCTCGGATATGCGCACCGCCTGGTTGCAGAGGAAGGGGGTTTCCACCGTTGACCCTTAATACATTAGTGCCCACAAAGGAATCGTTTACCACTAGGTTGTTAAAGGCACTTGCAGAGCGGTTAAATCCAAGAATATGACCTACCTCATGGACAGCCGTAGAGATAAAGTCAGTCTGGTTTAGGGGAATGTCTGTTGCAGTATTAGGGGTGGGATCAAAGAACCAGTTGGTGTTGTCATTAAAGGAAATTGATCCTAGCCAAGGCTCGAAATCGCTGCCATTGTAGCGAGCTTCATTGGTGTAGTTTCCTGACGGTGCGCCTACTGCTAGAGTCGCCCCACCCAAACCTCTGGCTCCGACAAAAATAGTGACATCATCAATCGGGGTATCGGTAGTGAAGATATTGTTGTTGCCAACGTATTCGTTAGTTTCAGGATTGAGGACAAAAGGGGTGGCTGTGCCTATAGGAGTATCAGGAAATTCATCGGCAATAATACTTTCCCAAATGCGGGCGGCGGCTTCTAGGGAAGCTTTACGAGCAGGAGTAAACCAGCCTTGAGTGTCAAATCGGTAGTCGAACTGGATATTGAAAGAGCCAGCGGGCTTCAGCGCGATCGCGGCTGGAACGGGTTCAGGAGAACTTGACGCAGAGAGTACAGCAGGTTCAGCCGATGTTTGAAGCCTGTAGCGAGTGCGAATGTTTTGTCCACTTTTTCCCCTTCCGCCTGCAAAAACTCGAATGTGGTAAATTCCTTGTTCTAAAACAGTGGTGATTATTTTATTACTCGTATTGCTTTTAAGCGAAGGACGCAGAATCACCTGTCCCCGATCGCCCAAAAGTTGAATATTAGCATTTGCTTTTAATCTGCTCAGAGATAGGCTGATGCTGCTACGGCTACCTAGAACAAAGCGAAAGAAGTCGTTTTTATTACTACCGCTGAGCCGATCGCCAATATTTTGTTTGCCATTGGCTAAATTAATGAGTGTCGCTTGCCTCAACGTTTTTCCCACACGATCGCCAGACATGTTCTACCTCAGTATCAAAAAATACTAAGAATAGAGTGCCCGATACGGTCAAGGGTGCGACATCTCACCTTCTCGTAAAACAGCTAAAGCTTTTTAGATAGGCGAATAAAAACACAGGGATCAATCTATGCCTCTCGATCCATGACACGAGGTAAAGATTAAGGAATAATTTTTTATACTTAATCTGTGCAATCTTACGGAGTCTTCGTCTCTAGAAGGTAAGTGATATCTAAAGCGAGCGCCTTAGCCTCTTCAACCTCCAAGTTTTGCTCTCAGCCAACTTTAATGTTTGACTCAGACGCGCATCATTCTCTCAGCAAATAATGCTTTACAGTAAAAGCGTGCTCCTCCATCTCAACGACATTAGCCATGAGAATTCAGTCTGCGTTCCCTGTCTTTTCAAGAACCTTGAGAAGAATCTTGAAAACCCTTGGATTTGTAGCTGTGGCGCTTGGGACGGCAACCGCTCCAGCTTTCGCAGGTGCTGAGTTTAGTCCACAAAGTTTCCTACAGGATGCCTTGGCGCAGATGGAAGGGTTAGGAATACTAGGAGCGATCGCTTTCATCGTCCTGTACATTATTGCCACAGTCTTGTTCTTACCCGGCTCTGCTCTCACCTTAGGAGCAGGCGTAGTATTTGGAGTGGTGCAAGGCTCTATCTATGTCTTTGTGGGTGCTACCTTAGGCGCTACTCTTGCCTTCTTAGTGGGTCGCTATGTTGCACGCGGTTGGGTTTCTAAAAAGATTGAAGGCAATCAAAAATTCAAGGCGATCGATCGGGCTGTTGGACAAGACGGCTTCAGAATTGTCTTACTAACTCGCCTATCCCCTGTTTTTCCATTCAACTTGTTGAACTATGCTTTGGGTATCACCCAGGTTTCTCTACGTGACTATTTCTTTGGTTCTGTCGGCATGATTCCTGGCACCATTCTGTATGTTTATATCGGTTCACTTGCTCACGATTTAACCCTGATTGGCTCAGCAGAGCAGCCGACCGATCCTGTGGTGCAATGGGCAACTCGGCTCATTAGCTTTATCGCTACAGTTGCGGTCACCTTCTATATCACAAGAGTTGCTCAAAAAGCACTAGCAGAGAGTGTGATATCTGAGGGAGTGCCAGACCGAAGTTAATTGTCCCATTGATTATTAGAATGCAGTAACCATTCAGGGAGAAAAAACTATGGCTCAGTCTGCCTTTCAGGGTGTAACCGTCTTACCAATGGATGAATACAATCAAACCCTGGTTTCCCAGGTTCATCCGCCAGATTGGGTGAACCCGGCTCCGGCAAGCTGTTATGACTTAGTTGTTATTGGTGCAGGCACAGCAGGGTTAGTTGTAGCGGCAGGTGCAGCAGGGTTAGGAGTGGGCTTGAAAGTAGCGCTGATTGAACGACATTTGATGGGTGGCGATTGCCTAAATGTGGGTTGTGTGCCTTCTAAGTGCTTGATTCGATCTTCACGAGTGGTGGCTGATATGCGAGATTCTAAGCCTTTTGGGATTGAGCCTCCTGATCAGATTGCGATCGATTTTCCAGCAGTGATGGCTCGAATGCGACAGATACGAGCAGGCATCAGCCCCAATGACTCGGCTTCAAGATTTCAGAACATTGGAGTAGATGTCTTTTTAGGGGACGGGCGGTTTACTAGTGAGCGAAGTATACAAGTCGGTAATCAGACCCTTCGCTTCAAAAAAGCGGCGATCGCCACGGGCGCACGCGCTACCAGTCCTTCCATTCCTGGCATTGAGGAAGCGGGATACTTAACCAACGAAACTGTCTTTTCCTTGACCGATCGCCCTAATCGCCTAGCTGTGATCGGTGGCGGGCCCATTGGCTGCGAGTTAGCACAGACGTTTCAAAGGTTAGGGTGCGAGGTAACTCTGATCCACAAAGGCTCTCATCTACTTGACAAAGAAGATGCTGATGCGGCAGAAATTGTGCAGCAAAATTTTATTCGTGAAGGCGTTCGCTTAATGTTAAATGCTCAGATTGAGCGGGTAGAAAAAACGACAGATGGCAAAGTGATTACATTCAAGTCGCAGAACCAAGAAGACGCTATTACCGTAGACGAAATTTTAGTAGGGGCGGGACGATCGCCCAACATAGAAGGACTTAATCTAGAAGGAGTCGGGGTAGACTATGACCCCAAAAAGGGCGTATTAGTCAATGATTATCTGCAAACTACTAATCCTAAAATCTACGCGGCAGGCGATATTTGCATGGATTGGAAGTTCACCCATGCGGCAGATGCGGCGGCGCGAATTGTGATTAAAAATATGTTCTTCTCGCCCTTGGGTTTAGGTCGCTCAAAGTTGAGTGGTTTAGTGATGCCTTGGGTTACTTATACCGATCCAGAGATTGCCCATGTCGGACTCTATGAGTCTCAGGCACGACAGCAAGGTATTGAGATCAGCACAATACAAATCCCTTTTAAGGAGGTCGATCGGGCGATCGTTGATGGTGAATTAGAAGGTTTCATCAAAATTCTTCACCAAAAAAGCAGCGACAAAATTTTAGGAGCAACCATTGTCGCCAGACACGCCGGAGAGATGATTAGCGAAATTACCACTGCCATGATTGGAAACGTTGGACTTGGCAAGCTTTCAAGCGTCATTCATCCGTATCCAACCCAAGCCGAAGGGATTAAAAAAGCAGCAGATGCCTATCGTCGGACTCTACTAACGCCCCAGATTAAAGCGTTTCTAAAAATCCTGACGAGGATTTCTTAAAGTTTTTTTGTGCTTTGCAGATAGTTTTCTGAAGGCAGCCTATTCTTCTGGCACATTCAAGTTAAAGCCATAGAAGTTAAGGACTATAAATTAGACTTGTCGTAAAGTTGGGTTGGCATCTGGCTCATGGCTTCTATCGCCCGCAAAAATTTATTTGAAGACATTCCCCGTTTCTTAGTCGCGCAAGCAGGGATCATGTTTGCAGTGAGCTTGGTGACGATTCAAACTGGAATTCTTAACGGCTTTACTCGCTCTACAGGCGTTTTGATCGATCGCTCCCAAGCTGATATTTGGGTGACCAGCAAAGACATGGTTTACCTAGAACTAACGTTGCCCATGCCTGCTGGCAATCTTAACCAAGCGCTTAAAATTCCGGGTGTAGCCAGAGCCGAACCGCTGCTGTTAGGCGGTGGAATTTGGCGTAACCCTGAAGGGAAACTGAGCACCACTCGCATTTTTGGCTTTGATCCGGCAGGGCAACTGTTCAACGCTTTTGAAGTTACGGAAGGCAGCTTAGATGCACTGAAGCAGCCTTACTCGATCATGGTTGACCGTGCCAACCTCAAAAACCTGAACATTGAGAAAGTGGGTGATACTGCCACCATCGGCGCACTCAGCCTTGAGGTGGTCGGGATGACCCAAGGATCTCAGTCGATCGCTTCGGGCAACTTTCTGTTTGCATCCATCGAAAATACGAAAGCTTACGCCACCGGAAATCGGACTGCCAACCTCAACTGCCGTACGGAAGC
It encodes:
- a CDS encoding Gfo/Idh/MocA family oxidoreductase, with amino-acid sequence MGQHHTRILSLLKDVELVGVSDINVERGLDTASKYRVRFFEDYRDMLNHVEAVCIAVPTRLHHPVGMTCLQAGVHVLIEKPIAANIVEAESLVNAAAEYHCILQVGHIERFNPAFQELHKVLRNEELLALEAHRMSPYSDRANDVSVVLDLMIHDIDLMMELAGSPVIKLTASGSRASDSGYLDYVTAILGFANGIVATLTASKVTHRKIRRISAHCKNSLTEANFLNNEILIHRQTTYNCLTDHGQVLYRQDGLIEKVYTSNIEPLHAELEHFVSCVRGGKQPSVGGEQALKALRLASLIEQMALDGKVWHEPDLSSLYPETAIAQTAHS
- a CDS encoding response regulator transcription factor; the protein is MPLTILIVDDDLGIRLSVSDSLEMAGYSVVMSENGQSALEMVSQYQPHLIVTDVTMPQMDGYELIRRVRRQPAFRLLPVIFLTARTNTQERIKGYQLGCDAYLPKPFELNELVAVVRNLLERSQMMESEWRLRLRSVEAEEQPLFDKNNAMLALELTQREQEVLAELVEGLSNGQIGDRLHLSPRTIEKHVSSLLRKTQTSNRAELVRFAMDHGLVN
- a CDS encoding TVP38/TMEM64 family protein produces the protein MRIQSAFPVFSRTLRRILKTLGFVAVALGTATAPAFAGAEFSPQSFLQDALAQMEGLGILGAIAFIVLYIIATVLFLPGSALTLGAGVVFGVVQGSIYVFVGATLGATLAFLVGRYVARGWVSKKIEGNQKFKAIDRAVGQDGFRIVLLTRLSPVFPFNLLNYALGITQVSLRDYFFGSVGMIPGTILYVYIGSLAHDLTLIGSAEQPTDPVVQWATRLISFIATVAVTFYITRVAQKALAESVISEGVPDRS
- a CDS encoding mercuric reductase; the encoded protein is MAQSAFQGVTVLPMDEYNQTLVSQVHPPDWVNPAPASCYDLVVIGAGTAGLVVAAGAAGLGVGLKVALIERHLMGGDCLNVGCVPSKCLIRSSRVVADMRDSKPFGIEPPDQIAIDFPAVMARMRQIRAGISPNDSASRFQNIGVDVFLGDGRFTSERSIQVGNQTLRFKKAAIATGARATSPSIPGIEEAGYLTNETVFSLTDRPNRLAVIGGGPIGCELAQTFQRLGCEVTLIHKGSHLLDKEDADAAEIVQQNFIREGVRLMLNAQIERVEKTTDGKVITFKSQNQEDAITVDEILVGAGRSPNIEGLNLEGVGVDYDPKKGVLVNDYLQTTNPKIYAAGDICMDWKFTHAADAAARIVIKNMFFSPLGLGRSKLSGLVMPWVTYTDPEIAHVGLYESQARQQGIEISTIQIPFKEVDRAIVDGELEGFIKILHQKSSDKILGATIVARHAGEMISEITTAMIGNVGLGKLSSVIHPYPTQAEGIKKAADAYRRTLLTPQIKAFLKILTRIS
- a CDS encoding ABC transporter permease translates to MASIARKNLFEDIPRFLVAQAGIMFAVSLVTIQTGILNGFTRSTGVLIDRSQADIWVTSKDMVYLELTLPMPAGNLNQALKIPGVARAEPLLLGGGIWRNPEGKLSTTRIFGFDPAGQLFNAFEVTEGSLDALKQPYSIMVDRANLKNLNIEKVGDTATIGALSLEVVGMTQGSQSIASGNFLFASIENTKAYATGNRTANLNCRTEADQFLCTNVYEQSPASNPATIAPTPLTATDPISYILVRAQPGQDLEALKRQLEANLPDTRAYTRAEMAQITRSYWLRRTGVGFILGLGATVGFIVGVVIVGQILYSSVSDHLKEFATLKAMGVSDRVLYSIIIEQSLWMAVLGYLPSMAICLGLGAWTFATQGVTILVTPLMATGVLGITVFMCVGSAVFAIQKVTHVDPAVVFKS